From Oreochromis niloticus isolate F11D_XX linkage group LG14, O_niloticus_UMD_NMBU, whole genome shotgun sequence, one genomic window encodes:
- the LOC100708286 gene encoding extracellular calcium-sensing receptor-like codes for MCSPLQTNLVLVILLYSNFSYALSSSLFPSSCQLWGQFRLNEMHNSGDIILGGLFPVHFYSSGSYPSFTSEPQQPTCHGFYELGFRQAQTMAFAIDEINRNTNLLPNVTLGYTLYDNCNELGIGFRGVLSLASGQEDQILLDDTCTGNPPVLGIVGDSSSTASIAISSVLGLYRVPIVSYFATCSCLSDHKKYPSFFRTIPSDAFQVRAMIKILKHFAWTWAGLLISDDDYGRHAARSIQFELSLSGEGCLDYIEVLPWDKDTYELRRIVNVMKKSTAHVVIVFAYESRILNLMEEVVRQNVTGLQWMASEAWSAAAVLQTPHLMPYLGGTLGIAIRHGEIPGLREFLLKIRPNLHQNNSYGNSMVNQFWEFTFQCKFSPVPSGWLEGGGVLCTGQEDLENVYSDFLDISSLRPEYNVYKAVYALAHSLNNMLRCKPGNGHFSGNSCAALKSLEPWQLLYYLERVNFTTPFGDQVSFDENGDVIPIYDVMNWLWLPDGSTKVQNVGEVKGSVLNGEELILDENKIFWNFKSRTPPRSVCSESCPPGTHMVRRKGEPKCCFDCIPCSEGKITNKTDSFECNSCPEDFWSNPQRDHCVPKKTEFLSYHEPLGICLAATSLLGTFICAVVLGIFFYYRRTPIIRASNSELSFQLLLSLKLCFLCSLLFIGRPRLWTCQLRHAAFGISFVLCVSCILVKTMVVLAVFKASKPGGAANLKWFGAMQQRGTILFLTCIQAIICTTWLVSSSPTPHKNTQYHNDKIIYECSVGSSVGFGVLLGYIGILAFLSFLIAFLARNLPDSFNEAKLITFSMLIFCAVWVAFVPAYISSPGNHADAVEVFAILASSFGLLVALFGPKCYIMLLRPEMNTKKVIMGRGTES; via the exons ATGTGCTCACCTTTACAAACCAATTTGGTCCTGGTCATTTTGCTGTATTCCAACTTTTCTTATGCTTTATCCTCTTCTCTGTTTCCCTCCTCATGTCAGCTATGGGGACAGTTTCGTCTAAATGAAATGCACAACAGTGGAGATATCATTCTGGGGGGACTATTTCCAGTCCACTTTTACTCAAGTGGTTCTTATCCGTCTTTTACCTCAGAGCCACAACAGCCTACTTGCCATGG tttttatgAACTAGGATTTAGGCAGGCACAAACCATGGCCTTTGCTATTGATGAAATCAACAGAAACACCAACCTGTTACCTAATGTGACTCTGGGATACACTCTTTATGATAACTGCAATGAACTTGGAATTGGATTCCGTGGAGTATTGTCATTAGCCAGTGGTCAAGAGGATCAAATTTTATTAGATGATACATGTACTGGAAATCCTCCAGTTCTAGGGATTGTTGGTGATTCTTCCTCTACAGCTTCTATTGCCATCTCCAGTGTCTTAGGTTTATACAGAGTACCGATA GTGAGTTATTTTGCCACATGTTCCTGTCTGAGTGACCATAAAAAGTATCCATCCTTCTTTAGGACAATCCCAAGTGATGCTTTCCAA GTTCGTgctatgattaaaattttaaaacatttcgCCTGGACTTGGGCAGGTCTGCTTATCAGTGATGATGATTATGGACGCCACGCTGCCAGATCCATACAATTCGAGCTAAGTTTGTCTGGTGAAGGTTGCCTAGACTACATTGAAGTTTTGCCTTGGGACAAAGACACATATGAGCTCAGGAGGATTGTGAATGTGATGAAAAAATCCACTGCTCATGTGGTCATCGTCTTTGCATATGAGAGTCGCATACTAAACCTTATGGAAGAG GTAGTGAGGCAAAATGTAACAGGCCTACAGTGGATGGCAAGTGAAGCCTGGTCAGCAGCTGCTGTGCTCCAAACACCTCACCTCATGCCATACCTGGGTGGTACACTGGGTATTGCCATTCGTCATGGGGAAATACCAGGGCTCAGGGAATTCCTGTTAAAAATACGTCCCAATCTACATCAAAACAACAGCTATGGAAATAGCATG GTGAATCAGTTTTGGGAATTCACATTTCAGTGCAAATTTTCACCAGTTCCATCAGGCTGGCTGGAAGGTGGAGGTGTGCTATGCACTGGACAGGAAGATTTAGAAAATGTGTACAGTGACTTCTTGGACATTTCCAGCCTTCGGCCTGAGTACAATGTGTACAAAGCTGTGTATGCTCTTGCACATTCCCTTAATAACATGCTGCGGTGCAAGCCAGGAAACGGGCATTTCAGTGGGAACAGCTGTGCTGCTTTGAAGTCACTGGAGCCATGGCAG CTTCTTTATTACTTGGAAAGGGTGAACTTTACCACTCCATTTGGTGATCAAGTGTCCTTTGATGAAAATGGTGATGTGATACCAATTTATGATGTGATGAACTGGTTGTGGCTCCCTGATGGAAGCACTAAAGTTCAGAATGTGGGTGAGGTTAAGGGGTCAGTTTTAAACGGTGAAGAACTCATACttgatgaaaataaaatcttCTGGAACTTTAAATCCAGAACG CCACCTCGATCAGTATGCAGTGAGAGCTGTCCTCCTGGTACCCACATGGTGAGAAGGAAGGGGGAGCCCAAATGCTGTTTCGACTGCATCCCTTGTTCTGAGGGAAAAATTACTAATAAGACAG ACTCCTTTGAGTGCAACAGTTGTCCAGAGGATTTTTGGTCAAACCCCCAACGTGATCACTGTGTTCCCAAGAAGACAGAGTTCCTCTCCTACCATGAGCCTCTGGGTATCTGTTTGGCAGCAACCTCACTGCTGGGCACATTCATATGTGCTGTTGTTCTTGGTATCTTTTTCTATTATCGCAGAACACCTATAATACGTGCCAGCAATTCAGAACTCAGTTTCCAGCTATTGCTGTCACTCAAATTATGTTTCCTTTGTTCATTGCTGTTCATTGGACGACCCAGGCTTTGGACATGCCAACTCAGGCATGCAGCATTTGGCATCAGCTTTGTGCTGTGTGTCTCATGCATCCTGGTAAAAACCATGGTTGTTCTGGCTGTGTTCAAAGCCTCCAAACcaggaggggcagccaatctGAAGTGGTTTGGTGCTATGCAGCAGAGAGGAACAATTCTGTTTCTCACTTGTATTCAAGCAATCATCTGCACTACTTGGCTTGTTTCTTCCTCTCCAACTCCACATAAAAACACTCAATACCACAACGATAAGATCATTTATGAGTGTTCAGTTGGGTCTAGTGTTGGTTTTGGAGTGTTATTGGGCTATATTGGTATACTGGCTTTCCTCAGTTTTTTAATTGCTTTCCTGGCAAGGAATCTCCCTGATAGTTTTAATGAGGCCAAGCTCATCACATTCAGCATGCTGATCTTCTGTGCTGTGTGGGTGGCCTTTGTTCCTGCTTATATCAGCTCACCTGGAAACCATGCAGATGCAGTGGAGGTATTTGCGATCTTAGCCTCAAGCTTTGGCCTGTTAGTTGCACTGTTTGGGCCCAAATGTTACATAATGCTGTTGAGACCAGAGATGAACACAAAAAAAGTTATAATGGGCCGTGGCACTGaatcataa
- the LOC109194621 gene encoding extracellular calcium-sensing receptor-like: MNKVGDIILGGLFPVHFFSSVPHPSFTSEPQQPTCHSFYVQGFRQAQTMAFAIDEINRNANLLPNVTLGYTLYDNCVELGIGFRGALSLASGQEEQIILDDTCTGNPPVVGIVGDSSSTPSIAISSVLSLYRVPIVSYFATCSCLSDHRKYPSFFRTIPSDAFQVRAIIKILKHFDWTWAGLLISDDDYGLHAARSLQFELSLSGEGCLDYIEVLPWDKDTDELRRIVNVMKKSTARVVIAFVHESHMINLIEEVVKENVTGLQWIASEGWTATAGVLLTPQFMPYLGGTLGIAIRRGEIPGLRDFLLQIRPDLHHNNNNGNSMVNQFWEFTFQCRFAPAPAGWVEGGGALCTGQEDLENVNTEILDISNLRPEYNVYKAVYALAYSLDDMLQCKPGRGPFSEQSCATLQSMQPWQLLYYLERVNFTTPFGDQVSFDENGDVVPIYDVMNWLWLPDGSTKVQNVGEVKSSALNGEELKLDEDKIFWNFISKKPPRSVCSENCPPGTHMARKKGEPKCCFDCIPCSEGKVTNKTNSLECTSCPEDFWSNLQRDHCVPKKTEFLSYYEPLGICLTATSLLGTCICAVVLGIFIYHHRTPIIRASNSELSFQVLLSLKLCFLCSLLFIGRPRLWTCQLRHAAFGISFVLCVSCILVKTMVVLAVFKASKPGGGASLKWFGVTQQRGTVLCLTSIQAAICTTWLVSSSPTPHKNTQYQNDKIVYECAVGSTVGFAVLLGYIGILAFLSFLIAFLARNLPDSFNEAKLITFSMLIFCAVWVAFVPVYISSPGNYADAVEVFAILASSFGLLITLFGPKCYIILLRPELNTKKAIMGRGT; this comes from the exons ATGAACAAGGTTGGAGATATCATTCTGGGGGGACTGTTTCCAGTTCACTTTTTCTCAAGTGTTCCTCATCCATCTTTTACCTCAGAGCCACAACAGCCTACTTGCCATAG tttctatGTACAAGGATTTAGGCAGGCACAAACCATGGCTTTTGCTATTGATGAAATCAACAGAAACGCCAACCTGTTACCTAATGTGACTCTGGGATACACTCTTTATGACAATTGTGTTGAACTTGGAATTGGATTCCGTGGAGCATTATCATTAGCCAGTGGTCAAGAGGAGCAGATTATATTAGATGATACATGTACTGGAAATCCTCCAGTTGTAGGGATTGTGGGTGATTCTTCCTCTACACCTTCTATTGCCATCTCCAGTGTCTTAAGTTTATACAGAGTACCGATA GTGAGTTATTTTGCCACATGTTCTTGTTTGAGTGACCATCGAAAATATCCATCCTTCTTTAGGACAATCCCAAGTGATGCTTTCCAG GTTCGTGCtataattaaaattttaaaacatttcgACTGGACTTGGGCAGGTCTGCTTATCAGTGATGATGATTATGGACTCCACGCTGCCAGATCCTTACAATTCGAGCTAAGTTTGTCTGGTGAAGGTTGCCTAGACTACATTGAAGTTTTGCCTTGGGACAAAGACACAGATGAGCTCAGGAGGATTGTGAATGTGATGAAAAAATCAACAGCTCGTGTGGTCATTGCCTTTGTACATGAGAGTCACATGATAAACCTTATAGAAGag GTAGTGAAGGAGAATGTAACAGGTCTACAGTGGATTGCCAGTGAAGGCTGGACAGCAACTGCTGGTGTGCTCCTAACACCTCAGTTCATGCCATACCTGGGTGGTACACTGGGCATTGCTATTCGTCGAGGAGAAATACCAGGGCTCAGGGATTTCCTATTACAAATACGTCCTGACCTACATCACAACAATAACAATGGAAATAGCATG GTGAATCAGTTTTGGGAATTCACATTTCAATGCAGATTTGCACCAGCTCCAGCAGGCTGGGTGGAAGGTGGAGGTGCACTATGCACTGGACAGGAAGATCTAGAAAATGTGAACACTGAGATCTTGGACATTTCCAACCTCCGGCCTGAGTACAATGTGTATAAAGCTGTTTATGCACTGGCATATTCCCTTGATGACATGCTGCAGTGCAAGCCAGGAAGAGGGCCTTTCAGTGAACAAAGCTGTGCCACTTTGCAATCAATGCAGCCATGGCAG CTTCTTTATTACTTGGAAAGGGTAAATTTCACCACTCCATTTGGGGATCAAGTGTCATTTGATGAGAATGGTGATGTGGTGCCAATTTACGATGTGATGAACTGGTTGTGGCTCCCTGATGGAAGCACTAAAGTTCAGAATGTGGGTGAGGTTAAGAGTTCAGCTTTAAACGGTGAAGAACTCAAACTTGATGAAGACAAGATTTTCTGGAACTTTATTTCAAAAAAG CCTCCTCGATCAGTATGCAGTGAGAACTGTCCTCCTGGTACCCACATGGCTAGAAAGAAGGGGGAACCCAAATGCTGTTTTGACTGCATCCCTTGTTCTGAGGGAAAAGTCACTAATAAGACGA ACTCCTTGGAGTGCACCAGTTGTCCAGAGGATTTTTGGTCAAACCTCCAGCGTGACCACTGTGTTCCCAAGAAGACAGAGTTTCTGTCCTACTATGAGCCTCTGGGTATTTGTCTGACAGCAACATCACTGCTGGGCACATGTATATGTGCTGTTGTTCTAGGGATCTTTATCTACCATCACAGAACACCTATAATACGTGCCAGCAATTCAGAACTTAGTTTTCAGGTATTGCTGTCACTCAAGTTGTGCTTTCTTTGTTCACTGCTGTTCATTGGACGACCCAGGCTGTGGACATGCCAACTCAGGCATGCAGCATTTGGGATCAGCTTTGTGCTGTGTGTCTCATGCATCCTGGTAAAAACCATGGTTGTTCTGGCTGTGTTCAAAGCCTCCAAACCAGGAGGGGGAGCCAGTCTGAAATGGTTTGGTGTTACGCAGCAGAGAGGAACAGTTCTGTGCCTTACATCTATTCAGGCAGCCATCTGCACTACCTGGCTTGTTTCTTCCTCTCCAACTCCACATAAAAACACCCAATACCAAAATGATAAGATTGTTTATGAGTGTGCAGTTGGGTCCACTGTGGGTTTTGCCGTATTACTGGGTTATATTGGTATACTGGCTTTCCTCAGTTTTTTAATTGCTTTCCTGGCAAGGAATCTCCCTGATAGTTTTAATGAGGCCAAGCTCATCACATTCAGCATGCTGATCTTCTGTGCTGTGTGGGTGGCCTTTGTTCCTGTTTATATCAGCTCACCAGGAAATTATGCAGATGCAGTGGAGGTGTTTGCCATCCTGGCCTCAAGTTTTGGACTCTTGATCACACTGTTTGGACCTAAATGTTACATAATCCTGTTGAGACCGGAATTGAACACGAAAAAAGCTATAATGGGTCGTGGCACTTAG